The proteins below come from a single Nostoc sp. KVJ3 genomic window:
- a CDS encoding DUF58 domain-containing protein, protein MVPSKRVYLLLVLGIAIAPILCLFLSIKAAIAIIVVFDAIILGLMVADGMQVRRSRVQITRELPSRLSIGRDNPVMLKVTSPNTNALIEICDYYPAGFGVSAPTLRAIIPSNTTQELTYTVNPKQRGQFPWGNIQVRQLGIWGLAWDDWQIAQSLPVKVYPDLVGLRSLTIRLTLQSSGSIRQRKTGIGTEFAELRNYRTGDDLRFIDWKATARRVGAYNNATPLVRVLEPEQEQTLLILLDRGRLMTAKVQNLQRFDWGLNATLSLALAGLHRGDRVGVGVFDRQMHTWIPPERGQHHLNQLIDRLTPIQPVLFESDYLGAVTNVLQRQTRRALVVVITDLVDVTASTELLAALSKLAPRYLPFCVTLRDPQVDRLAHTFTDDVTETYARAVALDLLMQRQIAFAQLKQKGVLVLDAPANQIADEIVERYLQLKARNQL, encoded by the coding sequence ATGGTTCCTTCCAAACGAGTTTATTTGTTGCTAGTTTTAGGTATAGCGATCGCCCCGATCCTATGCCTTTTTCTCAGCATTAAAGCAGCGATCGCTATCATTGTGGTATTTGATGCCATAATTCTGGGATTGATGGTTGCAGATGGTATGCAGGTGCGGCGTTCTCGCGTGCAAATAACCCGCGAATTACCGTCCCGATTATCCATTGGGCGGGATAATCCGGTGATGCTAAAAGTAACATCGCCAAATACCAACGCCTTAATTGAAATCTGCGATTACTACCCAGCAGGGTTTGGTGTATCAGCACCCACACTCCGGGCGATTATTCCCAGTAATACTACCCAAGAATTGACATATACCGTCAACCCAAAACAGCGCGGCCAGTTCCCTTGGGGAAATATTCAAGTCCGCCAGTTGGGAATTTGGGGATTAGCTTGGGATGATTGGCAAATTGCCCAAAGTCTGCCAGTGAAAGTTTATCCTGATTTAGTGGGATTGCGATCGCTGACAATTCGTTTGACATTGCAATCATCAGGATCGATCCGTCAACGCAAAACTGGTATTGGTACAGAGTTTGCCGAACTGCGGAATTATCGCACTGGTGACGATTTGCGCTTTATTGATTGGAAAGCTACCGCCCGTCGGGTTGGGGCTTATAATAATGCAACGCCACTGGTAAGGGTTCTAGAACCAGAACAAGAACAAACTTTACTAATCTTGCTCGATCGCGGCCGCTTAATGACCGCAAAGGTGCAGAATTTGCAGCGATTTGACTGGGGTTTGAATGCAACCTTATCCTTAGCATTGGCGGGATTACATCGTGGCGATCGCGTCGGTGTTGGTGTATTTGACCGCCAGATGCATACGTGGATTCCCCCAGAACGCGGCCAACATCATTTAAATCAGTTAATCGATCGCTTAACTCCAATTCAACCAGTATTATTTGAATCCGATTATTTGGGGGCGGTGACAAATGTTTTACAACGTCAAACTCGCAGGGCGCTAGTAGTCGTGATTACCGACTTAGTTGATGTCACCGCCTCTACAGAACTCCTGGCTGCACTTTCCAAGTTAGCGCCTCGCTATCTGCCATTTTGCGTAACTCTGCGAGATCCGCAAGTTGATCGTTTAGCACATACCTTCACAGATGATGTTACAGAAACTTATGCCCGTGCAGTGGCACTAGATTTACTAATGCAACGACAAATAGCATTTGCTCAATTGAAACAAAAAGGTGTATTAGTTCTAGATGCACCAGCAAATCAAATTGCCGATGAGATAGTTGAGCGATATCTGCAACTCAAAGCGCGGAATCAACTTTAG
- the patD gene encoding heterocyst frequency control protein PatD, protein MSLNPEKYLALVTLLEQLRTDATTTQIAAPELRQRVASLQQFFGQQIVPLADENWRVQSYQTEMSKQLRLLAIDVMFLQGARQASTAQTRLQTISDRLTTLIQYCNAILQPEAEGEK, encoded by the coding sequence ATGTCTTTAAACCCTGAGAAATATTTGGCACTCGTAACCTTGCTAGAGCAATTACGCACGGATGCCACAACTACCCAAATCGCTGCACCCGAACTGCGACAGCGTGTAGCCTCGTTGCAGCAATTTTTCGGACAGCAAATTGTGCCTTTGGCTGATGAAAACTGGCGAGTCCAGTCTTATCAAACGGAAATGAGTAAACAATTGCGTTTGTTGGCAATAGATGTGATGTTTTTGCAAGGAGCGCGGCAAGCATCGACTGCACAAACGAGACTTCAGACGATTAGCGATCGCTTGACAACCCTCATTCAGTACTGTAATGCTATTCTGCAACCAGAAGCGGAAGGAGAAAAATAA
- a CDS encoding RelA/SpoT family protein, protein MSSLAINSPIDLAIPEWLKKCLKESSTSHGEAEDDRRHNDAVLIGRAFEFAYQLHQGQYRKSGEAYIAHPIAVADLLRDLGGSAAMIAAGFLHDVVEDTEVTSEEIEERFGPEVRQLVEGVTKLSKINFTSKTESQAENFRRMFLAMAQDIRVIVVKLADRLHNMRTLQYMSEASRRRSAQETRDIFAPLANRLGIWRIKWELEDLAFKYLEPEAYRQMQEHVSEKRTAREEKLARATDILRERLQQAGIRFQDISGRPKHLYSIYQKMHRQQKEFHEIYDLAALRIIVQSNEECYRALAVVHDAFRPIPGRFKDYIGLPKPNRYQSLHTGVIGLTGRPLEVQIRTIEMHHIAEYGIAAHWKYKETGGSSISHLTATDDKFTWLRQLLEWQTDLKDAQEYLDSIKDNLFEDDVYVFTPKGDVVPLSPGSTTVDFAYRIHTEVGNHCSGARVNGRMVSLSTRLQNGDIVEVLTQKNCHPSLDWLNFVRSSAAKYRIKQWYKRSRREENVARGRELLEKELGKTGFDSLLKSDAMQIVGEKCNYHSVEDLLAGLGYGEITLNLVLNRWREVAKGQQPVSTVSPFIPKEPTSKALRDAPPTTSRATDSPIVGVEGLVYYLAGCCTPIPGEPIIGVVTRGRGISIHRQGCHNLETVEYERLVPVRWNPGAENSGRPHTYPVDVQIEALDRVGVLKDILSRLSDQGINVRHAQVKTSIGQPALMDLGIDIRDRSQLEQVFVQIKKMSDILNIRRVGQIDE, encoded by the coding sequence ATGAGCAGTCTAGCTATTAATTCACCAATTGATCTAGCCATTCCAGAATGGTTAAAAAAATGTTTGAAGGAGTCATCGACAAGTCACGGCGAAGCGGAAGATGACCGAAGGCATAATGATGCAGTCTTAATTGGTCGCGCATTTGAATTTGCTTACCAACTGCACCAAGGTCAATACCGGAAATCGGGAGAAGCATACATTGCCCATCCCATCGCTGTAGCTGACTTGCTGCGTGACTTGGGAGGTAGTGCTGCTATGATAGCAGCTGGATTTCTTCATGATGTTGTTGAAGATACAGAAGTTACAAGTGAAGAAATAGAAGAACGCTTTGGCCCAGAAGTACGCCAATTGGTTGAAGGTGTAACAAAGCTTTCTAAAATCAATTTCACCAGCAAAACCGAAAGCCAAGCCGAAAACTTCCGGCGGATGTTTTTGGCAATGGCGCAAGATATTCGCGTAATTGTGGTGAAATTGGCAGATCGTTTGCATAATATGCGAACTTTACAATATATGTCAGAAGCTAGCCGCCGCCGCAGTGCCCAGGAAACGCGAGATATTTTCGCACCCTTAGCCAATCGCTTGGGGATTTGGCGAATTAAATGGGAACTGGAAGATTTGGCTTTTAAGTATTTGGAACCGGAAGCTTACCGCCAAATGCAAGAGCATGTTTCCGAAAAACGGACGGCGCGAGAAGAGAAACTGGCTAGGGCTACAGACATTCTGCGGGAACGTTTGCAGCAAGCCGGAATCCGCTTTCAGGATATTAGCGGTCGTCCTAAGCATCTTTATAGCATTTACCAAAAAATGCACCGCCAGCAAAAAGAATTTCATGAAATCTATGATTTGGCTGCGTTGCGGATTATTGTTCAAAGCAATGAGGAATGTTATCGGGCGTTGGCGGTGGTTCATGATGCTTTTCGCCCAATTCCTGGGAGATTTAAGGACTACATTGGGCTGCCAAAACCTAACCGATACCAGTCTTTGCATACTGGGGTGATTGGACTAACTGGCCGTCCTTTGGAGGTGCAAATTCGGACAATCGAAATGCATCATATCGCGGAGTATGGGATTGCCGCCCATTGGAAATACAAAGAAACTGGAGGTTCTAGTATTAGCCATTTGACAGCGACAGATGACAAGTTTACTTGGCTGCGGCAGCTGCTAGAATGGCAAACTGATCTTAAGGATGCTCAAGAATATCTTGATAGCATCAAGGATAATCTATTTGAAGATGATGTCTATGTCTTCACCCCTAAGGGGGATGTTGTGCCTTTAAGCCCCGGTTCTACCACTGTAGATTTTGCTTATCGTATTCATACGGAAGTGGGAAATCACTGTTCCGGGGCGCGGGTGAATGGGCGAATGGTATCTCTGTCAACGCGGCTACAAAATGGGGATATTGTAGAAGTTCTCACCCAAAAGAACTGCCATCCAAGTTTAGATTGGTTGAACTTTGTCAGAAGTTCGGCGGCAAAATATCGGATAAAACAATGGTACAAGCGATCGCGCCGGGAAGAAAATGTTGCCCGTGGACGGGAATTGTTAGAAAAGGAACTCGGTAAAACTGGTTTTGATAGTCTGCTGAAGTCCGATGCGATGCAGATTGTCGGCGAAAAGTGTAACTACCACAGCGTAGAAGATTTACTCGCTGGTTTGGGTTACGGAGAAATTACGTTGAACCTAGTGCTAAATCGCTGGCGAGAAGTGGCGAAGGGACAACAGCCTGTTTCCACAGTGTCGCCATTTATTCCCAAAGAACCAACATCAAAGGCTTTGCGAGATGCACCTCCAACTACTTCTCGCGCCACTGACTCGCCAATTGTTGGTGTAGAGGGGTTGGTATACTATTTAGCTGGGTGTTGTACCCCGATTCCTGGCGAACCGATTATTGGTGTGGTGACGCGAGGTAGGGGGATTTCAATTCATCGCCAAGGCTGCCATAATCTAGAAACTGTAGAGTATGAGCGCTTAGTACCAGTTCGGTGGAATCCAGGCGCTGAAAATAGTGGTCGTCCGCACACGTATCCAGTGGATGTACAAATTGAAGCCCTTGACCGTGTTGGGGTGCTAAAGGATATTTTGTCACGGTTGAGTGACCAAGGGATCAATGTCCGCCATGCTCAGGTGAAAACGTCTATTGGTCAACCTGCATTGATGGACTTAGGAATAGATATACGCGATCGCTCTCAATTAGAGCAAGTGTTTGTCCAAATTAAGAAAATGAGCGACATTTTAAATATCCGCCGCGTTGGTCAAATTGACGAGTAG
- a CDS encoding nitrate ABC transporter ATP-binding protein (This model describes the ATP binding subunits of ATP-binding cassette (ABC) transporters for nitrate transport, or for bicarbonate transport, in bacteria and archaea.), giving the protein MQNRNSTATNTLGKPFATATTNRRPFLEIKDVTKVYPTKKGPYTVLDGVNLNVEQGEFLCVIGHSGCGKSTLLNMVSGFNFPTSGEVLLEGEPITKPGPDRMVVFQSYALLPWRTAFENIYLAVNAVYPNKPQAEKRAIVRDHLAMVGLADAMEKKPMQISGGMRQRVSIARALAIRPKVLILDEPFGALDAITKEELQEELLKIWGDNRCTVLMITHDIDEALFLADKLVMMTNGPHAKIGEVMEIPFSRPRDRARIMEDPQYYQLRNYALDFLFNRFAHDDVG; this is encoded by the coding sequence ATGCAAAACCGCAACTCAACAGCTACAAACACACTAGGAAAACCATTTGCAACTGCAACCACTAACCGCAGACCTTTTTTAGAAATTAAAGACGTTACCAAAGTTTATCCCACAAAGAAAGGCCCCTACACCGTACTCGACGGCGTTAACCTCAACGTCGAACAAGGCGAATTTCTTTGCGTCATCGGCCACTCTGGCTGCGGCAAATCGACACTTCTAAATATGGTATCCGGTTTTAACTTTCCCACCTCTGGGGAAGTGTTGCTGGAAGGAGAACCAATCACTAAGCCAGGCCCAGACAGGATGGTTGTCTTCCAAAGCTATGCCTTGCTACCGTGGCGGACTGCTTTTGAAAACATCTACTTAGCTGTTAACGCCGTTTATCCCAACAAACCACAAGCTGAAAAAAGAGCGATCGTGCGCGATCATTTAGCAATGGTGGGACTGGCTGATGCAATGGAAAAGAAACCAATGCAGATATCCGGTGGGATGAGACAACGGGTTTCTATTGCCCGTGCTTTAGCGATTCGTCCCAAAGTCTTAATTTTAGATGAACCTTTTGGGGCGCTGGATGCCATCACCAAAGAAGAGTTACAAGAAGAATTACTCAAAATTTGGGGCGATAACCGTTGTACAGTGCTGATGATTACCCATGATATCGACGAGGCACTATTTTTAGCAGATAAATTGGTAATGATGACTAATGGGCCCCATGCGAAAATAGGTGAGGTCATGGAAATTCCCTTTTCTCGTCCGCGCGATCGCGCCCGCATCATGGAAGATCCACAATACTATCAACTACGTAATTATGCTCTAGATTTCCTCTTTAATCGCTTTGCCCATGATGACGTAGGTTAA
- a CDS encoding nitrate ABC transporter ATP-binding protein (This model describes the ATP binding subunits of ATP-binding cassette (ABC) transporters for nitrate transport, or for bicarbonate transport, in bacteria and archaea.), whose amino-acid sequence MPNAQYQIPNTKYLMFVAVDQIEKVFELTGGGKYIALKGIDLQIKKGEFISLIGHSGCGKSTLLNMIAGLDLPSEGIVTLEGQRITKPGPDRMVVFQNYSLLPWRTVRENIALAVDSVMKGIPAEERNAIIEKHIDMVGLRPHADKQPGMLSGGQKQRVAIARALAIRPKLLLLDEPFGALDALTRGNLQEQLMRICEENQVTAVMVTHDVDEAVLLSDRIVMLTNGPESKIGDILEVDIPRPRKRMEVVEHPSYYSLRSEMIYFLNQQKRIKKIRARKTADIARHGLEKVNLEIGFLPLTACAPLAVAKEKGFFAKHGLDEVNLVRESNWRGIVDGISGGYLDAAQMPSGMPMWLTLGGHNNQPLPVVTALTMTRNGNAITLAKHFYDRGVQTLSDFKRYLLCTREQRHTMGVVHPASMHNLLLRYWLAAGGIDPDCDVDMKTIPPAQMVADLKAGSIDGYCVGEPWNYRAAVEGVGFTIATDLEVWLGHPGKVLGVREDWAETYPNTHIALTKALLEACVYCANPDNAQEIRQILAGRDYVSTDLEYIQLEDPDNLTCDIDHPLQDYAHHQFYSESAINRPSRTEQIWIMSQLARWGDTPFPRNWVEVVERVCRVRVFSTAARELGLDISYIRQPIKMFDGTPFNADDPIAYLNSLKIKCDFSIAEVVLDAPRRKLA is encoded by the coding sequence ATGCCCAATGCCCAATACCAAATACCAAATACCAAATATCTTATGTTCGTAGCTGTCGATCAAATTGAAAAAGTTTTTGAATTAACTGGTGGTGGCAAATATATCGCCCTTAAAGGAATCGACCTCCAAATAAAAAAAGGGGAATTTATTTCTTTAATTGGTCACTCCGGTTGCGGTAAATCTACCTTATTAAATATGATTGCGGGTTTGGATTTACCCAGTGAGGGTATTGTCACCCTAGAAGGACAAAGAATTACTAAACCTGGCCCAGACAGAATGGTGGTGTTCCAAAATTACTCATTATTACCTTGGCGGACAGTAAGAGAAAATATTGCTCTGGCTGTGGACTCGGTAATGAAGGGTATACCCGCCGAGGAGCGAAACGCTATTATCGAAAAACATATTGATATGGTGGGTTTGCGTCCCCATGCAGACAAACAACCAGGAATGTTATCAGGTGGACAAAAACAGCGAGTTGCGATCGCCCGCGCCTTAGCAATTCGTCCTAAATTACTCTTGCTAGATGAACCCTTCGGTGCATTAGATGCACTCACACGCGGCAATTTGCAAGAACAACTGATGCGAATCTGCGAAGAAAATCAAGTAACTGCCGTCATGGTTACACATGATGTCGATGAAGCAGTACTATTATCTGACAGAATCGTGATGTTAACCAATGGCCCCGAATCTAAAATTGGTGACATTCTCGAAGTAGATATTCCCAGACCCCGCAAACGGATGGAAGTAGTAGAACATCCCAGTTACTACAGCTTGCGGAGTGAGATGATTTACTTCCTCAATCAGCAGAAACGGATCAAAAAAATTCGGGCGCGGAAAACTGCTGATATTGCCCGTCATGGGTTAGAAAAAGTTAACCTAGAAATTGGCTTTTTACCTCTAACTGCTTGCGCCCCCTTAGCAGTTGCTAAAGAAAAAGGCTTCTTTGCCAAACATGGTTTAGATGAAGTTAACCTTGTACGAGAAAGTAACTGGCGGGGGATCGTCGATGGCATTAGTGGGGGTTATTTGGATGCGGCTCAAATGCCTTCAGGGATGCCCATGTGGTTAACTTTGGGAGGACATAATAACCAACCTCTGCCCGTTGTCACCGCCCTAACCATGACTCGCAACGGTAACGCCATCACCTTGGCAAAACACTTTTACGACCGAGGCGTGCAAACCTTATCAGATTTCAAAAGATATCTGCTTTGCACCCGCGAACAACGGCACACAATGGGGGTAGTGCATCCCGCATCTATGCACAACTTGCTGCTGCGTTACTGGCTAGCGGCTGGTGGAATTGATCCAGATTGTGATGTGGATATGAAGACCATTCCCCCAGCGCAAATGGTAGCCGATTTAAAAGCGGGAAGCATTGATGGTTACTGCGTCGGCGAACCTTGGAACTATCGCGCTGCTGTGGAAGGTGTCGGCTTTACCATCGCTACCGACTTAGAAGTTTGGTTAGGACACCCCGGTAAAGTTCTTGGTGTGCGGGAAGATTGGGCAGAAACCTATCCAAATACGCACATTGCTTTAACTAAAGCTTTATTAGAAGCTTGCGTGTATTGTGCAAATCCCGATAATGCCCAAGAAATTCGCCAAATCTTAGCAGGGCGAGATTATGTTAGTACCGATTTAGAATACATTCAACTCGAAGATCCAGATAATCTCACCTGTGATATAGATCATCCGTTGCAAGACTATGCCCATCACCAATTTTATTCTGAATCTGCCATTAACCGCCCCAGCCGCACCGAACAAATTTGGATTATGAGTCAATTAGCGCGTTGGGGTGACACACCCTTCCCCAGAAATTGGGTAGAAGTTGTTGAACGGGTTTGTCGGGTGCGTGTTTTCAGCACCGCCGCACGGGAATTAGGTTTGGATATTAGCTATATTCGTCAGCCGATCAAAATGTTTGATGGTACTCCCTTTAACGCCGACGATCCCATCGCCTATCTCAACAGCTTGAAAATTAAGTGTGATTTTTCAATCGCGGAAGTTGTTCTTGATGCACCAAGAAGAAAACTCGCATGA
- a CDS encoding CmpA/NrtA family ABC transporter substrate-binding protein, whose product MTEFFNQISRRKFMIAVGASAGTVFLKGCLGNPPDNLTGGSTQKQPTAQSVANISPEQTPETTTVKLGYIPIVEAAPLIIAKEKGFFTKYGMTDVGLSKQASWGAARDNVEIGSAGGGIDGGQWQMPMPHLISEGLITKGNKKIPMYVLCQLITQGNGIAIANKHQGKGISLQLAGAKSLFKELKSSTPFTAAFTFPHVNQDLWIRYWLAAGGLDPDADVKLLTVPAAQTVANMKTGTMDAFSTGDPWPYRLVQDKIGYVAALTAEIWKNHPEEYLAIRGDWVDKNPKATKAILKGIMEAQQWLDNFDNRKEAAQILAGRNYFNLSSPEILADPYQGKYDMGDGRKIDDKSMAAYYWKDEKGSVSYPYKSHDLWFIVENVRWGFLPKDYIANNAAKAKELINRVNREDIWKEAAKEAGIAAADIPTNTSRGVEEFFDGIKFDPEKPEEYLKNLKIKKVSI is encoded by the coding sequence ATGACAGAATTTTTTAATCAAATTTCCCGTCGCAAATTCATGATTGCAGTCGGAGCATCTGCGGGAACTGTATTCCTTAAAGGCTGTTTGGGTAATCCTCCTGATAACCTGACTGGTGGAAGCACTCAAAAACAACCAACTGCTCAGTCGGTGGCTAATATTAGTCCCGAACAAACACCAGAAACTACTACAGTAAAGTTAGGATATATACCCATTGTAGAAGCGGCTCCTTTAATTATTGCTAAAGAAAAAGGCTTTTTTACAAAGTATGGCATGACTGATGTTGGTCTTTCTAAACAAGCTTCTTGGGGTGCAGCTAGAGACAACGTAGAAATTGGTTCGGCGGGTGGTGGGATAGATGGCGGACAATGGCAGATGCCAATGCCACATTTAATTTCAGAAGGTTTAATCACCAAGGGAAATAAAAAAATTCCCATGTATGTGTTATGTCAATTGATTACACAGGGAAATGGAATTGCGATCGCAAACAAGCACCAAGGCAAAGGTATTAGTTTACAACTCGCTGGCGCTAAGTCTTTATTTAAGGAATTAAAATCTTCAACACCCTTCACTGCTGCATTCACCTTTCCCCATGTCAACCAAGATTTGTGGATTCGCTACTGGTTAGCAGCAGGTGGCTTAGATCCCGATGCAGATGTCAAATTGCTCACAGTACCTGCGGCGCAAACTGTAGCCAACATGAAAACAGGAACAATGGATGCCTTTAGTACAGGCGATCCCTGGCCATATCGACTGGTGCAAGACAAAATTGGCTATGTAGCAGCATTAACCGCAGAAATTTGGAAAAATCATCCTGAAGAATATCTAGCTATCAGAGGCGACTGGGTTGATAAAAATCCCAAAGCTACCAAAGCGATTTTAAAAGGAATTATGGAAGCACAGCAATGGTTAGATAATTTTGATAACCGTAAAGAAGCCGCTCAAATTCTCGCAGGACGAAATTATTTTAATCTTTCTTCACCGGAAATTCTGGCCGATCCATACCAAGGGAAATATGACATGGGTGATGGTCGGAAAATTGATGATAAATCAATGGCGGCTTACTACTGGAAAGATGAAAAAGGTAGTGTTTCCTATCCATATAAGAGTCACGATTTATGGTTCATAGTTGAAAACGTTCGCTGGGGATTTTTACCAAAAGATTATATTGCCAATAATGCTGCTAAAGCCAAGGAACTGATTAACAGAGTTAACCGTGAAGATATTTGGAAAGAAGCTGCCAAAGAAGCTGGGATTGCTGCTGCTGATATTCCGACAAATACATCCCGTGGTGTAGAAGAGTTTTTTGATGGCATCAAATTTGACCCCGAAAAGCCAGAAGAATATCTCAAGAATTTGAAAATCAAGAAGGTCAGTATTTAG
- the ntrB gene encoding nitrate ABC transporter permease, translating into MTIAQKRPASPKFSNSFISGLQKQFPDLIPPAIAIAIFLTIWQLFAWTPGATLPGPIQVVQDTWILIFWPFYDRGGLDKGLFWQILASLKRVAISYTLAAIVGIGLGVLIGVNKTMSKALDPIFQLLRTVPPLAWVPISLAALRQNEPAALFVIFITAIWPILINTAVGVTQIPQDYNNVAKVLQLSRKDYFFNILIPAALPYIFTGLRIAIGLAWLAIIAAEIVMSGIVGIGFFIWDAYQNNNVSEVILALIYIGVVGLVLDKMMGWLQNKILPAEQK; encoded by the coding sequence ATGACAATAGCTCAAAAACGCCCTGCAAGCCCCAAATTTAGTAATAGCTTTATATCCGGTCTGCAAAAGCAATTTCCTGACTTGATACCACCAGCGATCGCAATCGCAATCTTCTTGACTATTTGGCAACTATTTGCATGGACTCCAGGAGCCACATTACCAGGGCCGATACAGGTTGTCCAAGACACTTGGATTCTCATTTTCTGGCCTTTTTATGACCGGGGTGGCCTTGATAAAGGTCTATTTTGGCAGATTCTCGCCAGTCTGAAACGGGTTGCGATCAGTTATACCCTAGCTGCGATCGTTGGTATTGGCTTGGGCGTTTTGATTGGTGTCAATAAAACCATGTCCAAAGCTTTAGATCCCATCTTTCAGTTACTGCGGACAGTACCTCCACTAGCTTGGGTTCCCATTTCTTTAGCAGCTTTACGACAAAACGAACCAGCCGCCTTATTTGTAATTTTCATCACCGCCATTTGGCCGATTTTAATTAACACTGCTGTCGGCGTTACCCAAATTCCCCAAGATTACAACAACGTCGCCAAAGTTCTGCAACTTAGCCGCAAAGACTATTTCTTTAATATTTTGATTCCTGCGGCATTACCCTACATTTTCACAGGGTTGAGAATTGCGATCGGTTTAGCTTGGTTAGCCATTATCGCCGCCGAAATCGTCATGTCCGGTATTGTCGGAATCGGCTTTTTTATCTGGGATGCCTATCAAAATAACAACGTCAGCGAAGTTATTTTAGCTCTAATTTATATCGGCGTTGTCGGCTTGGTGCTAGATAAAATGATGGGTTGGCTGCAAAACAAAATTTTACCAGCAGAGCAAAAATAG
- a CDS encoding TetR/AcrR family transcriptional regulator codes for MSNQINSPSGRPRSIHADQAILQATLDLLAEVGYQSMSIEAIASRAGVGKTTIYRRYTSKEELVADAIESFRDDLAIPNTGSFWGDMDILINNAAKKIDSPLGRQTLALIISTASSNPQFAEVYWTKYTKVRREALSKVLKRAKSRGEIHKDADIELVIDLLSGSLYYALIFKPITEPVEAYMRRTMNLLMKGVGSGE; via the coding sequence ATGAGTAACCAAATCAACAGCCCTTCTGGACGACCACGCAGCATCCACGCCGACCAAGCAATTCTGCAAGCGACCTTAGACTTGCTTGCAGAGGTAGGATATCAGAGCATGAGTATAGAAGCGATCGCTTCTCGTGCTGGAGTTGGAAAAACAACAATCTATCGGCGTTATACTTCCAAAGAAGAACTAGTTGCAGACGCGATAGAAAGTTTCAGAGATGATTTAGCGATCCCCAATACTGGCAGCTTTTGGGGAGACATGGATATTTTGATTAATAATGCCGCTAAAAAAATAGATAGTCCCCTTGGTCGCCAGACACTCGCTTTGATAATTAGTACAGCATCTAGCAATCCTCAATTTGCCGAGGTTTACTGGACAAAATATACCAAAGTCCGACGTGAAGCTTTGTCTAAAGTACTTAAGCGGGCAAAATCTAGAGGCGAAATACACAAGGATGCGGATATTGAGCTAGTTATCGACCTTTTAAGTGGGTCACTCTACTATGCACTTATTTTTAAACCCATAACCGAGCCAGTAGAAGCGTATATGCGCCGCACAATGAATCTTTTGATGAAGGGAGTGGGGAGTGGGGAGTAG